tttaaagtagagacactacatactgatatacacctgaacatcagcaggagaggactctttaaagtagggactCTTTAATATGTTGTCTGGATATTCGTACCTTAACGTGGTGTCCATCCATGTAGTGTGTAGCATCTCTGAAGAGACGATACATGACGAAACCTTGAGGGTCGATGCTGTCGATCAGAGGATACGCCGTCTACACCCCCCCAAAAGAAAAGACAAAGTAAATCaaaacacaaagaaaataaatccttgtgtgtgtgtgtgtgtgtaaacaagTCGACACACTTCCACACTCACAGCTCGGTTAGCATCTCAAAGGAGTGAATCAGACGTAAACAACCACAACTAACTGCCATTCATTTCTAACAGACTCAACAAGTCCTTTTGAAACACTTGAATAAGATGTCACATGTTAATCAGTAACCCTTAGACGTGGTAAAACGGAGCAACGCTAGCTGTTTAcacctttatgctaagctaggctaactggCTGCCGTTTCTAAAACACAGCACTGTATGTGttgttataaatacatttattgttgttgtacactttgcacatttgtttacaataacttctcatgtttatataaataattatcttttcatttttattttagctTCTTATgtttaaatacatatataattgTATCCAATTATTATGCATTTTTACTCCGACTCGTTTGGATCAGTCTTTTATTCgagtttaattgtatttatttctatatattctattttaatctttttatttagttttattctAAAATGTTGTGAAACTCAATTTCTCCCCTGGATACATAAATGATTCTGAATCTCATGAatttaaaataacataaaatataGTTTCCACAGCAGTTTATTTTGAGACAAATCAAACtaaagtgtgagtgtgtgtgtgtgagagagagtgtgtctgtgtatgtgagagtgtgtgtgtgtgagagtgtgtgtgtgtgtgtgaatgtgtggtgtgtgtgtgtctgtgtgtgtgtgtgggagagtgtgtgtgtgcctgtgtatgtgagtgagtgtgcgagagagtgtgtgtgtgtgtgtgtgtgtgtgagagtgtgtgtgagagaggtgtgtgtgtgttcgtgtgtgcatgtgtggtgtgtgaatgtgggtgtgtgtggtgtgtgaatgtgtggtgtgtgtgtctgtgtgcacgtgtgggtgtctgtgtgcacatgtgtatgtgagtgtgtgtgtgtgtgtgtgagagtgtgtgtgtgtgtccgtgtggtgtgtgtggtgtgtgtgtgtgtgtgtgtcagggtttccgttagccggtaattaccggtttttagctggtaaaatttattaaaaaccggtaaattcaaaacctgcaggtcaacatgtctggtaataattagggaggctccgatcgatcggccgccggtcattatcggccgatattcactctgaatagtttgatcggtgttctctataaaggccgatcaggagagctggatctgatcgatatggacatgaacgagagtgaagtgtaaccggagcgagagagagatcagatcagctgctgagtctgaccgagacacgcagctctgcatgatcacctgaagccccgccctctgtttagcgagctgcatgagaaagtgacgggctgtcaggagagagagagagagagagagagagagagagagagagagggaggagggagggagggagggaggggagggagggagagagagagagagggagagagaggaaaagagaggatccgtttctcccgtgttattattcaaagttgatgtaaacttctgaataatgtacgttatctactacaagtagtttgtttgaatttaataattatgttgtttgttgtttgtggaatcatttattgaaaaattaatctgaatttttcgatctgttacgattataaactgaagcaatataaaaatgagccccgtgaactgagttttaaactgaagcatatctgctcatagtccggtgattacctgccaacggaaactctgctacacaactattattattattgaaatatgacacacggtaagtttcaaatgtgtccggtaaaataaattctgcccggacatttgaccggcgaaaaaatcctagcggaaaccctggtgtgtgtgtgtgtgtgtgtgtgagagtgtgtgtgagagtgtgtgtgtgttcgtgtgtgtggtgtgtgtggtgtgtgtgtgtgtgtggtgtgtgtgtctgtgtgcacatgtgtatgtgagtgagtgtgtgagagttgtgtgttgtgtgtgtgtgtgtgtgtgagagtgtgtgttgtgtgtgtgtgtgtgagagtgtgtgagagtatgtgtgtgtgcatgcacgtgtgtctgtgtgcacgtgtgtgtctgtgtgcacatgtgtgtgtgtgtctcaccatGCCGGTCTCTGCAGTGAAGATAACGATCTCGTAGAGTGGAGCTAGTTGCTGGAACAGGTAATCGATGCCCGGACGCTTCTTAAACCGCCAGCCTGTCGCCAACTGGGgagaaaacacaacatttcaATTGAACTTCAAATCTTTCCCTCCAACTAAATCACATGGGACTATAAGTCACTATTATTGAGATGTGAATAACGGGATGCTGGCGATTAAGACGATCTACATCTGAACCCTAGTTTCAATGTCCTGAAGTCATCAGTCAAACTCCATtccatttatatttaaaataaatgaaatatcaAACCATAAATTGTTTTCAAAACGTAGCCTTTAACTTTGTAAACTCTGTATTGATGAATAGAAATGTATTCCAAGAACACACACTTCATAGTAAAGGAAATAAATGGTTAAATACTGTCATTGTTTCTAAAGATATGGCATTGATGTATTCTGCTAATATATATAattaccatgtgtgtgtgtggtgtgtgtgtggtgtgtgtgtgtgtgtgtgtgtgtgggtgtgtgtgtgtggtgtgtgtgtgtgtgtgtgtgtggtgtgtgtgtggtgtgtgtggtgtgtgtgtgtggtgtgtgtgtgtgggtgtgtgtgtgtgtggtgtgtgtgtgtgtgctgtgtggtgtgtgtgtgcgtgtggtgtgtgtgtgtgtgtgcatgtggtgtgtgtgtgtgcatgtgtgtgtgtgtgtgcgtctgttgtgtgtgtgtgtggtgtgttgtgtgtgtctgttgttgtgtgttgtgtgtgtgtgtgtgtgtgggtgtgtgtgtggtcaaaaGGGGACAAGAAGAGTGGTTGTTTGCAAGTACCAGGCTGTAAGGAAGGGGGACGAACAGAGTGTGTTTGTACAAGATAGTAGCTAATGATCACAGATAgtggtgcctgtgtgtgtgtgtgtgtgtgtgtgtgtctgtgtgtgtgtgtgtgtgtgtgtgtgtgttgtttaagTAACAGGAAGAAAGGTTCAAGTGGAGGGGCAGGTGAAGTGACTCCtgtctgtgtgtggtgtgtgtgtgtgtgtgtgtgtgtgtgtggctgtttaACAGGCGGCAGGAGTCGAGTTACAGCTGCAGCACACCTGTCAGGTaagtggagtgtgtgtgtgtgtgtgtgtgtgtgtgtggtgtgtgtgtgtgtgcacaggtgGTGGGACACGCTTCAAACCTCCACCTGTCCCACTAACCGCTCACCTTCCCGTCCTCTGAAGCGTGCCACTAGAGATATGAAGCGTTTAGCGACTACATCCTTTACAGGCTAACTGAGGAAAGCTGAATCTAACTATtagtcaccacacacacacacacacacacacacaccacacacacacacacacacacacaccacacacacacacacacacacacacacacacacacacacacacacacacacacacacacacacacacacacacacacacacacacaccaccacacacacacacacacaccacacacaccacacaccacacacacacacacggcaggcTGTTCTCTCCGGAGTGTGTTTGTTGACCAGTTATATATGCATATGTTGTGTATGTGTTGATGTTGACGTCTGGTtgtttgtgtgttgttgttACGTACCGACCACTCGGGGTGCAGCAGCACGTCGGTCAGCTCCAGCACTAAAGTGTACGGAGGCTGGTAGTACGGCTCCTTCAGAGGGTCGGGGAGAAGCTTCGGGCTCGTGGGCTCGATGATCATGAcagacacaccacacaacacaccacacacacacacacacacacacacacacacacaccacacacacacacaacacacacacacacacacacacacacacacacacacacacacacacacacacacacacacacacacacaccacacacacacacacacacacacccacacacacacacacacacacacacacatttaaatcaTGAGCATGTGTTATCCCTGTGCGGAAACTTGATTTAATTATTAAacagttttaaataaaaatgtttttttattattataatatcagtttttttgtatgtactatgaaaaacaattaaaatgttttaatgtatttaaaattaaatgcattattattactattaaataacattttaattgattgtattattattaaattattcaaatgtatacttaacttgtattaaaacaatacaaatgtaatgtattattattattattattaaaaacagTTCAAATTGAATGTgtgtttttaatacattttacactaGCAGTTTTTAGAAATAATTTTGCAATTaattaatgtttgttttttccatttataaaataaaataaaatatacttgtTTGAACATAAGAAGTTCTACCGGATATTTCAATCCAATTAATTCCTTTTTTAGTTGAAATCAGTGTGAGATCAGAATGTGGTGAACCCGTCTCACCTGCCTGTAGTCCTGGAAGAACCTCACTGTTCTCTTCAGCTGCTGCACCACCGGAGGCTCTGCGGGAGAGGAGAGCGCACTTCACCATCCATGCAACCAAAGTGTGAAGGCAAGGCTTTAAAGGCTGCTTTACAGTCAAAGTctgtctgcctttcatgtctgtgtttataggcaaggtaaggcaagtttatttatatagcacttttcaacacaaggcaattcaaagtgcttttcaaaaaacgaaagatatttagaaaatggcatttaaaaccagtcattaaaaagaaaagctaataaagtaaacattaaaagaaaaagtacatggataaaagttacagtgcagtctaagatatgaatagttcaattaaaagcagcgacaaaaagaaaagtcttcagcctggatttgaaagtagtcagagttgcagcggacctgcaggtttctgggagtttgttccagatgtttggagcataataactgaacgctgcttctccatgtttagttctgactctgggacaggaagctgaccagtccctgaagacctgagagatctgactctggggacaggaagctgaccagtccctgaagacctgagagatctgactctggggacaggaagctgaccagtccctgaagacctgagaggtctggatggttcatcatttagcaggaggtcagacatgtattctgggcctaaaccattcagtgctttataaaccagcagcagtatttagaaatctattctttgacacacaggaagccagtgtaaagacttcagagcaggagtgatgtgatccactttcttagagttagtgaggactcgagcagcggcgttctgaatcagctgcagcttcctaatagatgttttagtgagacctgtgaagacaccattgcagtagtccagtctactgaagataaaggcatggacacgtgtctccagatcctgctgtgacattagtcttttaatcctagatatgttctttaggtgatagcaggctgatttagtaactgttttaatgtgactgttgaagctcaggtcagagtccatgactacacctagatttctggctctatctgttggtttgaacattgcagactgaagctcagcgctaacttttaaacgttctgacttggctccaaaaaccattacctcagttttatctttgtttaattggagaaagttctgacacatccagtcattgatttgttcaatgcacttactcagtgtttgaattggagcatagtctcctggtgaaattgttacgtaaatgtgtgtgtcatccgcatagctatggtaacttattttgttgtttttcattatctgagccagtggtagcatgtagacgttaaagagaagaggccccaagatggagccttgaggaaccccacatgtcatatttgtcaactcagatgtgtatttaccgatagaaacaaagttgtttctgtcctttaagtaggattcaaaccaatttagaactgtttccgaaagtcccacccagttctccagtcggtctagtaatatgctgtggtcaactgtgtcaaacgcagcactgagatctaataatactaacactgaagttctgccactgtctgtgtttaagtggatgtaatTGAAGACCTtgacaagagcagtctcagtgctgtggtttgggcgaaagcctgactggaacacatcgaaacaactatttaaatgcaagaaattactcaactgttgaaaaacaactttttcaatgattttacctagaaatggaaggtttgatatgggcctgtaattgttcattactgaagcgtctagattattcttttttaagagcggtttaatgactgcagttttcagggcctgtggaaaaatacctgagtgaagagatttgtttactatatgaagtagatctgaggccatgcaacgaaaaacatctttgaaaaatcctgttggaataatatcaaggcagcaggaggaggacttcagaagttgtataatgtcctcttggtttttatcattaatctgatggaattgtgtcatgatgtctgaattgatgttaagtggacacagagacaacacatttgctgttcctgatgcagaggcactgactgcttgtctgattttctgaattttgtcagtgaaaaaggcaaagtcattgcacgccctggtggatagtagtagtagtagtagtagtagtagtagctgtAGTagctgtagtagtagtagtagtagtagtagtagtagtagtagtagtagtagtagtagctgtAGTAATAGCTGCTAGTAGTCGTAGAGTAGTGTGTATAGGAGCTGTAGAAGTAGCTAGTTGCTCCAGTAGTCCAGCAGTAGCCAGTCCCCCccatagtagtagtagcagcagctgtagtagtagcagtagtagtagtagtagtagtagtagtagtagtagtagtagtagtagtagcagtagtagtagtagtagcagcagctgtagtagtagcagtagcagtagcagtagtagcagtagtagtagtagtagtagtagtagcagtagtagaaGCAGCAgctgtagtagtagcagtagcagtagtagtagtagtagtagtagtagtagtagtagtagtagtagcagtagtagtagcagagcagctgtagtagtagcagtagcagtagtagtagtagagtagtagtagcagtagcagtagtagtagtagtagtagtagtagcagcagtagtagtagtagtagcagtagcagcagtagcagcagtagtagcagtagtagtagtagcagtagtagtagtagtagtagtagtatagtagtagtagtagtagtagcagcagcagcagcagtagtagcagtagtagtagtagtagtagcagtagtagtagtagtagtagcagtagtagtagtagcagcagtagtagtagtagtagtagtagtagtagtagtagtagtagtagtagcagcagtagtagtagtaacagtagtagtagtagtagtagtagcagtagtagtagtagtagtagcagctgtagtagcagtagtagcagtagtagtagcagtagtagtacagAACAGATAATGAGTGTTTCCTGACCTCCAGCACGGGGTTGGACTGCAGCAGCCGGTCCTTGACGGTCTGCACCTGGTCGCTGACCGGACAGGTGACAGCGTAATACTGCAGGATCTTTTTGGATGCCTCGGTCTTCCCGGCCCCGCTCTCTCCGGAGATCAGGATGCACTGGTCCTTCCTCTCCGTCCTCATGGAGCGGTACGCGTTATCCCCCACCGCATAACTGCAAACAGAAGAGACAGAGGGTTGGCGttattatatttaattaaacGTCTACGTTGAAATTCATTCAAATCCAATGCTTCCAAAGAATAAGTAGAACACACAAAACCTTCATGTCTTTCCATTTTTAAGATAGGATAAGATAGGACCTTatttatcccgaaggaaattgttgtgccagatttacaaaaatacaataaacacagcagcataataataaaactgtacACTAACAGAGACCTTAAAGGCCATTAAACCCATAAATGTTTAATAATTCAATGTTTTTAAGGATCATTAGAGCCCTGACAAATCACTGCGgaagaacaacaacatgttttggAAAACTTGAGTGTCAGTGTGAAGGTATCATAAGATAGCTTCTcaaattttgtgtgtgtgtgtgtgtgtgtgtgtgtgtgtgtgtgtgtgtgtgtgtgtgtgtgtgtgtgtgtgtgtgtgtgtgtgtgtgtgtgtgtgtgtgtgtgtgtgttcagagtgtTTCAGGAACAGATCATCTCTCAGACACGTCACTGCTATCAGTTCCTCTCTGTTGTTTCAGCCTGTTCTCGACTCGTTTCTGACACCAGACTAATTCCT
Above is a genomic segment from Pseudochaenichthys georgianus unplaced genomic scaffold, fPseGeo1.2 scaffold_790_arrow_ctg1, whole genome shotgun sequence containing:
- the LOC117444302 gene encoding mitochondrial import inner membrane translocase subunit TIM50-like, whose translation is MVKCALLSRRASGGAAAEENSEVLPGLQAVSVMIIEPTSPKLLPDPLKEPYYQPPYTLVLELTDVLLHPEWSLATGWRFKKRPGIDYLFQQLAPLYEIVIFTAETGMTAYPLIDSIDPQGFVMYRLFRDATHYMDGHHVK
- the LOC117444303 gene encoding unconventional myosin-Ic-like, producing MDVRWGRVVASDGVRAMMESALTARDRVGVSDFVLLENFTSEASFIENLRKRFKENLIYTYIGSVLVSVNPYKDLEIYTKNHMERYRGVNFYEVSPHIYAVGDNAYRSMRTERKDQCILISGESGAGKTEASKKILQYYAVTCPVSDQVQTVKDRLLQSNPVLEVRKHSLSVLSYYYSYYYYYYYYYYYYYYYYYSYYSYYYYYYYYYYPPGLRLSPKPQH